In a single window of the Gemmatimonadota bacterium genome:
- a CDS encoding tartrate dehydrogenase, producing MPNYEIAVIGGDGVGPEVIEEGIKALNALGSPAFRFTRFDWSSERYKRTGRFIPEGGLDRLAAFDAIFFGAVGDEEVQDHITLNNLILPIRRRFDQYACVRPAFLYAGVQSPLAGKGAGDIDLVVIRENTEGEYADIGGRVYQQTDHEVAVQTSVFTRHGTERIIRYAFEEARRRDGRRLVTSITKSNAQGHGMVFWDEVFDCVKAEYRDVETESLLIDAAAMDFVRRPQDFDVVVASNLFGDILTDISAITVGSMGLAPSANLNPERTHPSMFEPVHGSAFELIGKRQVNPIATILAAAMMVEFLGEDKAGAAIRGAVSENLAEGRIRTPDIGGRSSTVEVGDDIVGRLSK from the coding sequence ATGCCAAATTATGAAATCGCTGTGATCGGCGGGGACGGCGTCGGTCCCGAAGTCATCGAGGAAGGCATCAAGGCGCTTAACGCGCTGGGGTCCCCGGCTTTTCGTTTCACCCGTTTCGACTGGAGTTCCGAACGCTACAAGCGCACGGGAAGGTTCATTCCCGAGGGCGGGCTGGACCGGCTGGCGGCCTTCGACGCCATATTCTTCGGCGCGGTGGGCGACGAGGAGGTGCAGGACCACATCACCCTGAACAACCTCATTCTCCCGATACGGCGCAGATTCGACCAGTATGCCTGCGTCCGGCCCGCCTTCCTGTACGCGGGTGTGCAGTCTCCCCTGGCGGGAAAGGGGGCCGGCGACATCGACCTGGTGGTCATCCGGGAGAATACCGAAGGGGAATACGCCGATATCGGGGGGAGGGTGTATCAACAGACTGACCACGAGGTCGCGGTCCAGACCTCCGTCTTCACGCGGCACGGCACCGAGCGCATCATCCGCTACGCCTTCGAAGAAGCGCGGCGCCGCGACGGCCGGCGCCTGGTCACGTCCATCACGAAGTCGAACGCCCAGGGCCATGGCATGGTCTTCTGGGACGAAGTATTCGATTGCGTGAAAGCGGAGTACAGAGACGTCGAGACCGAGTCCCTCCTCATCGACGCCGCGGCCATGGACTTCGTGCGCCGGCCCCAGGACTTCGACGTGGTGGTGGCCTCGAACCTCTTCGGCGACATCCTGACCGATATCTCGGCGATCACCGTGGGCAGCATGGGTCTCGCGCCCAGCGCGAACCTGAACCCCGAACGGACTCACCCCTCAATGTTCGAGCCCGTCCACGGCTCCGCCTTCGAACTCATCGGAAAGCGCCAGGTCAATCCCATCGCCACGATCCTGGCGGCGGCCATGATGGTCGAGTTTCTGGGTGAAGACAAGGCCGGAGCGGCCATTCGCGGGGCGGTATCGGAGAACCTCGCCGAAGGGCGGATCCGCACGCCGGACATCGGCGGCCGGTCGAGTACCGTGGAAGTGGGCGATGACATCGTCGGGAGACTGTCGAAATGA
- a CDS encoding leucyl aminopeptidase, which translates to MQIDVKIGRIGSEVDTTVIIGLFKEERLEASDAAVMESSLHRYLRDVLALGDFKGDDQEVAVLYPLGQAPPGRVILVGLGSRDEFSLETARRASGIAVRRALKLGVSELSIVVHGPSGSDGPDTPGASDAPGALGFELRDCAQATVEGLLLGAYRYDDFKTGGDTDRSGIESVAVVTPQRAQAYEIRDGIEAGLISAESTDLARDLSNAPGNAMTPRKLAAAARKMAGETGLKCRVLTRKDIEKERMGALLAVNAGSEEPPRFIVLEHGEASDGTDTLVFIGKGITFDSGGISIKSSGGMEEMKHDMSGAAAVIGAMRSIALSKPSLHVVGLVPATEHLPHGKSLKPGDIIPTRSGKTIEVINTDAEGRLVLADALEYAERYNPAAVIDLATLTGACVVALGYAATGMMGNDDGLQDRVRSAGETTGERVWPLPLWQDYHDQIKSHIADVKNTGGRWAGALTAGAFLAKFVERPWVHLDIAGTAYTDSSKPYCPKGATGVGVRLLLQLVKDWKN; encoded by the coding sequence ATGCAAATAGACGTTAAAATCGGTCGGATCGGATCGGAAGTCGACACTACCGTGATTATCGGGCTGTTCAAGGAGGAACGGCTCGAGGCGAGCGACGCCGCGGTCATGGAATCCTCATTGCACCGGTATCTGCGCGACGTGCTGGCACTGGGAGATTTCAAGGGCGATGACCAGGAAGTCGCGGTGCTGTATCCGCTCGGCCAGGCGCCGCCGGGCCGTGTTATCCTGGTGGGGCTCGGATCGCGTGACGAATTCTCTCTTGAAACGGCACGGCGCGCATCCGGCATCGCCGTCCGACGGGCGCTGAAGCTCGGCGTATCCGAATTGTCCATCGTCGTGCACGGACCGAGCGGATCGGATGGACCGGACACACCAGGCGCATCGGACGCACCAGGTGCATTGGGATTCGAGCTTCGGGACTGCGCTCAGGCTACGGTGGAAGGCCTGTTGCTGGGCGCATACCGGTACGACGATTTCAAGACAGGTGGTGATACGGATCGATCCGGGATTGAGTCGGTGGCCGTCGTGACGCCGCAACGGGCGCAGGCCTATGAAATCAGGGACGGGATCGAAGCGGGCCTGATCAGCGCCGAGAGCACAGACCTGGCACGGGACCTCTCCAATGCGCCCGGCAATGCGATGACCCCGCGCAAGCTGGCCGCCGCCGCCCGGAAGATGGCCGGGGAAACCGGATTGAAATGCCGGGTCTTGACGCGGAAGGACATCGAAAAGGAGCGCATGGGCGCCCTGCTCGCCGTCAATGCCGGCAGTGAGGAGCCGCCTCGCTTCATCGTGCTGGAACACGGCGAAGCGTCCGACGGGACGGATACGCTCGTATTCATCGGCAAGGGCATCACCTTCGACAGCGGCGGCATATCCATCAAATCGAGCGGCGGCATGGAGGAAATGAAGCACGACATGTCCGGCGCGGCCGCCGTGATCGGCGCGATGCGGTCCATCGCCCTGTCGAAACCTTCCCTTCACGTGGTGGGACTCGTTCCGGCCACCGAACACCTCCCGCACGGCAAGTCGCTGAAACCCGGTGACATCATCCCGACCCGCTCGGGCAAGACGATCGAAGTGATCAACACCGATGCCGAAGGGCGCCTCGTACTCGCCGACGCCCTGGAGTACGCGGAGCGGTACAATCCGGCCGCGGTGATCGATCTGGCCACGTTGACGGGGGCGTGCGTGGTCGCCCTCGGCTATGCCGCGACCGGGATGATGGGCAACGACGATGGGTTGCAGGACCGGGTCCGGTCGGCCGGAGAGACCACGGGAGAGCGGGTCTGGCCGCTTCCGCTGTGGCAGGACTACCACGACCAGATCAAGAGCCATATCGCCGATGTGAAGAACACCGGAGGACGGTGGGCCGGCGCGCTGACCGCGGGCGCGTTCCTTGCGAAGTTCGTCGAACGTCCCTGGGTGCATTTGGACATCGCGGGGACCGCGTATACGGATTCGAGCAAGCCATATTGCCCGAAAGGAGCCACAGGAGTGGGGGTGAGATTGCTGCTGCAACTGGTAAAGGACTGGAAAAACTGA
- a CDS encoding FtsX-like permease family protein, with amino-acid sequence MFRNYLTIACRNALRHKGYALINVMGLAVGMTCCILILLYVQDELGYDRYASRHDRIYRLTMAIETPDRAETRTARSPTAWGWMLTDAFPEVEGFTRIKAPLVSWQVTYVEGNRRFNEPGFYFADPGILELFDFNLIRGDANTALNAPNTVVMTESTAARYFGDEDALGKVIRIDNTYDLTVTGVMEDVPRNSHMTFGFLGSFETLNVNPIYGGTDYGRNTQNFFPDLYTYLLLAEGFPPESLDPKLAEFIESRYGPALNQFNAQIEAELQSLTSIHLHSNLDGELGANSDIAYIYIFSAVAFFLLLIACINFMNLATARSAGRAREVGIRKVLGAFRVQLIGQFMGESTIMAVLSLIVAVGLVYAFLPAFNALAGKDLVFAFDDMSMAFGLVGIVVLAGALAGSYPALFLSSFQPVAVLKGSSRAGAVNTNLRKILVVLQFVISVVFIIGTGVVADQMRFVQDKHLGFEKEQLVVMPLGDPRQRLIYNAYKDQISGYPNVLGVTVANEMPGGLVNDILFTPDGAPEEELVRINNMWIDHDFIRTMNIELTAGRDFSRSFPTDTLQAFVINEAAVKWLGWEGAPLDKKIRLGNFKDGRVIGVVRDFHVRSLHSGIEPMMLQLAPGPDPLHYLAIRIAPDDVAETMGFLENNWREIYPDDSFTYSFLDEDWGRLYQNEARQGSIFRSFTLLAVFIACLGLLGLASFTAEQRTREIGVRKVLGASASGIVALLSKEYVRLVVYAILIAWPIAYFVMNDWLDGFAYRTDLSPWVFVLAAVLAIAVTMLTVSYRAVSVAHTDPVDALQHE; translated from the coding sequence ATGTTCCGCAACTACCTCACGATTGCCTGTCGTAACGCCCTGCGCCACAAAGGATACGCCCTAATCAACGTCATGGGCCTCGCGGTCGGGATGACCTGTTGCATCCTGATCCTGCTATACGTCCAGGACGAACTAGGCTATGACCGGTACGCGTCCCGGCACGACCGCATCTACCGGCTCACCATGGCGATCGAGACGCCGGACAGGGCGGAAACCCGCACCGCGCGAAGTCCGACGGCGTGGGGGTGGATGCTGACCGACGCCTTCCCGGAAGTCGAAGGGTTCACCCGCATCAAGGCGCCGCTGGTCTCCTGGCAGGTCACGTACGTGGAAGGCAACAGACGGTTCAATGAGCCGGGTTTCTACTTCGCGGATCCCGGCATCCTGGAGCTGTTCGACTTCAACCTGATTCGCGGCGACGCGAACACGGCCCTGAACGCCCCTAATACGGTGGTCATGACCGAATCCACGGCGGCCAGGTACTTCGGTGACGAGGATGCCCTGGGCAAGGTGATCCGGATCGACAATACGTACGACCTGACCGTTACCGGCGTCATGGAAGACGTGCCGCGCAATTCCCATATGACCTTCGGCTTCCTCGGGTCCTTCGAAACCCTGAACGTCAACCCCATCTACGGGGGAACGGATTACGGCAGGAATACGCAGAACTTCTTCCCGGACCTGTATACCTATCTGTTACTCGCCGAAGGTTTCCCGCCCGAATCCCTCGATCCGAAACTGGCGGAGTTCATCGAATCGCGCTACGGACCGGCCCTGAACCAGTTCAACGCGCAGATCGAAGCAGAACTCCAGTCGCTGACCAGCATACATCTGCATTCGAATCTCGACGGGGAACTCGGCGCGAACAGCGATATCGCCTACATCTACATCTTCTCGGCCGTAGCGTTCTTTCTCCTGCTGATCGCCTGCATCAACTTCATGAACCTGGCGACGGCCCGATCCGCCGGCCGCGCCCGGGAAGTCGGCATTCGCAAGGTGCTGGGGGCGTTCCGCGTTCAGCTGATCGGCCAGTTCATGGGCGAATCCACGATCATGGCGGTACTCTCACTGATCGTGGCCGTGGGTCTGGTCTATGCGTTTCTTCCCGCGTTCAACGCCCTGGCCGGCAAGGACCTGGTCTTTGCCTTCGACGATATGAGCATGGCATTCGGCCTGGTCGGCATCGTGGTGCTGGCCGGTGCGCTGGCCGGAAGCTACCCGGCGTTGTTCCTGTCGTCGTTCCAGCCGGTCGCCGTGCTGAAGGGCTCCTCCAGGGCGGGCGCGGTAAACACGAACCTGCGGAAGATACTGGTCGTACTGCAATTCGTGATCTCCGTCGTGTTCATCATCGGCACGGGCGTCGTAGCGGACCAGATGCGGTTCGTGCAGGACAAACACCTTGGATTCGAGAAAGAACAGCTGGTGGTCATGCCGCTCGGAGATCCCAGGCAGCGCCTGATATACAATGCCTACAAGGATCAAATCAGCGGCTATCCCAACGTATTGGGCGTTACGGTGGCGAACGAAATGCCGGGCGGCCTGGTGAACGACATCCTCTTCACGCCGGACGGCGCGCCGGAAGAGGAACTGGTCCGCATCAACAACATGTGGATCGATCACGATTTCATCCGCACGATGAACATCGAACTCACGGCGGGACGCGATTTTTCCAGGTCCTTCCCCACGGATACGCTGCAGGCGTTCGTGATCAACGAGGCCGCCGTGAAATGGTTGGGTTGGGAAGGCGCTCCGCTCGACAAGAAAATCCGCCTGGGGAACTTCAAGGACGGCCGGGTCATCGGTGTCGTGCGGGACTTCCACGTGCGGTCGCTGCACAGCGGCATCGAACCGATGATGCTGCAGCTGGCGCCCGGACCGGACCCGCTCCACTATCTCGCGATCAGGATCGCCCCGGATGACGTGGCCGAAACAATGGGATTCCTGGAAAACAACTGGCGCGAGATCTACCCGGACGATTCGTTCACATATTCGTTTCTCGACGAGGACTGGGGCCGGCTGTACCAGAACGAAGCGCGTCAGGGAAGCATCTTCCGCAGCTTTACCTTATTGGCCGTCTTCATCGCGTGCCTGGGCCTGCTGGGACTCGCTTCTTTCACGGCGGAACAGCGAACCCGGGAAATCGGCGTGCGGAAAGTGCTCGGAGCATCCGCTTCCGGCATCGTCGCGCTGCTTTCGAAAGAATACGTCCGGCTGGTCGTGTATGCCATCCTCATTGCCTGGCCCATCGCATACTTCGTGATGAACGACTGGCTCGACGGCTTCGCGTACCGTACGGACCTTTCACCCTGGGTTTTCGTGCTCGCCGCGGTACTGGCCATAGCCGTTACGATGCTTACCGTAAGCTACCGAGCCGTCAGCGTCGCCCACACCGATCCCGTGGATGCTCTGCAGCACGAGTGA
- a CDS encoding 4Fe-4S dicluster domain-containing protein gives MQSPAQDRNPHSMSMNSMSTQNRLVDEYDKFLDCVHCGLCLPACPTYTELGVEMDSPRGRIHLMRAYADGRIELTDHFETHISGCLDCRACETACPAGVHYGSLVEAARAEIVEKRPRPLLGRLFRNLVFERLLPSRFLLSVVFLPLRWYQALGIQKLARRLGLTKLLPSRLRGMEAMMPDMPSASMKAELRPFAPARGSAAYRVGLVTGCVMNEMFTHVNAATVRVLNENGCDVVLPENQTCCGALQVHSGERTVAESLARRNIDAFEQAEVDAVIINAAGCGAQLKEYGDLLAGDPDYHDRARVFAEKVKDVHEFLAGIPVKEDMGPVRARVAYHDACHLAHGQRVREEPRNLLGMIPGLELVELEESDWCCGSAGIYNITHPAMADRLLARKMNHVRQAAPDMVATGNPGCILQIRHGINRDGEEIEVLHPVELLDRAYRLKREQEVNVQPAATDRA, from the coding sequence ATGCAGTCGCCCGCGCAAGATCGGAATCCGCATAGCATGAGCATGAATAGCATGAGCACGCAGAACAGACTGGTAGACGAATACGACAAGTTTCTGGATTGCGTGCACTGCGGACTGTGTCTTCCCGCCTGTCCGACCTATACCGAACTCGGCGTGGAAATGGACTCCCCCCGCGGCCGCATCCACCTGATGCGGGCTTACGCGGACGGGCGTATCGAACTGACGGATCACTTCGAGACGCATATAAGCGGGTGCCTGGACTGCCGCGCCTGCGAAACGGCCTGTCCCGCGGGAGTCCACTACGGCAGCCTCGTGGAAGCAGCCCGGGCGGAGATCGTCGAGAAGCGGCCCCGACCCTTGCTCGGCCGGCTCTTCCGGAACCTGGTTTTCGAGCGGCTGCTACCGTCCCGTTTCCTGCTCTCCGTGGTTTTCCTGCCTCTACGCTGGTACCAGGCGCTTGGCATACAAAAACTCGCTCGCAGGCTGGGTCTGACGAAACTACTCCCTTCCCGCCTGCGCGGCATGGAGGCCATGATGCCCGACATGCCCAGCGCTTCGATGAAGGCGGAGCTACGGCCCTTCGCCCCGGCACGGGGGTCGGCAGCCTACCGCGTGGGCCTGGTTACGGGATGCGTGATGAACGAGATGTTTACCCACGTGAATGCCGCTACAGTCCGCGTGTTGAACGAAAACGGGTGCGACGTGGTCCTTCCCGAAAACCAGACCTGCTGCGGTGCGTTGCAGGTACACAGCGGAGAGCGCACGGTGGCCGAATCACTGGCCCGCAGGAACATCGATGCTTTTGAGCAGGCGGAAGTGGATGCCGTCATCATCAACGCCGCGGGATGCGGCGCGCAGTTGAAGGAGTACGGCGACCTGCTGGCCGGGGATCCGGACTACCACGACCGTGCCCGCGTCTTTGCGGAAAAAGTCAAAGACGTGCACGAGTTTCTCGCCGGGATACCCGTCAAGGAGGACATGGGACCGGTCCGGGCACGGGTCGCCTATCACGATGCCTGCCATCTCGCTCATGGACAGCGCGTACGCGAAGAGCCCCGTAACCTGCTGGGCATGATTCCCGGCCTCGAACTCGTCGAACTGGAGGAATCGGACTGGTGCTGCGGCAGCGCCGGTATTTACAATATTACCCATCCCGCCATGGCGGACCGGCTGCTCGCGCGCAAGATGAACCACGTCAGGCAGGCTGCGCCCGACATGGTGGCCACCGGCAATCCCGGTTGTATCCTGCAGATCCGGCACGGCATAAACCGGGACGGCGAGGAGATCGAGGTCCTTCACCCGGTGGAACTGCTTGATCGGGCCTACCGCCTGAAGCGCGAACAAGAAGTGAACGTTCAGCCGGCCGCAACAGACAGAGCGTAG
- a CDS encoding HEAT repeat domain-containing protein, translated as MGRRNSGLNRHQKAWRKPGEERVSREDIAELLRLSESGDPEDRIVAATYMCPCHVRHRNEEVWKALYRMMEDDDARVRRRAWHTLEDGGCPTDPAFEPIVRRALDTETDRQVLGFARQFAEPFLNEDLVSRIREEKPAGRHPKPTGKCDFCGRTRVPVSQDYETEIPAGGMTRAAWICDECSAGGADS; from the coding sequence ATGGGCAGACGGAACAGCGGACTCAACCGCCACCAGAAGGCCTGGCGGAAGCCGGGCGAGGAACGCGTGAGCCGGGAAGATATCGCGGAACTCCTGCGCCTGTCCGAAAGCGGGGATCCCGAAGACCGTATCGTGGCCGCGACCTACATGTGTCCATGCCACGTCCGTCACCGCAATGAAGAAGTCTGGAAGGCGCTCTACCGGATGATGGAGGATGATGACGCCCGGGTCCGCCGGCGGGCCTGGCATACGCTGGAAGACGGAGGCTGTCCTACCGATCCGGCCTTCGAGCCCATCGTCCGCCGCGCGTTGGACACCGAAACGGACCGCCAGGTGCTCGGATTCGCACGCCAGTTCGCCGAACCGTTTCTCAATGAAGACCTGGTGTCCAGGATCCGTGAGGAAAAACCGGCTGGCAGGCATCCGAAACCGACCGGCAAATGCGACTTCTGCGGCCGGACCCGTGTGCCGGTTTCGCAGGACTACGAGACGGAGATCCCCGCGGGCGGGATGACCCGCGCCGCGTGGATATGCGACGAATGTTCCGCTGGAGGCGCCGACTCCTGA
- a CDS encoding zinc ribbon domain-containing protein — MPVFEYHCSHCDVDFEMLVLNAAASESVSCPTCSKDDVVKKFSTFATAVSAKDSAATAATPAPVPSSSCGPGCGCHH; from the coding sequence ATGCCTGTTTTTGAATACCACTGCTCCCATTGTGACGTGGATTTCGAAATGCTCGTCTTGAACGCGGCCGCTTCGGAAAGCGTTTCCTGTCCCACGTGCTCAAAAGACGACGTGGTCAAGAAGTTCTCCACTTTCGCAACAGCTGTATCGGCAAAAGACTCCGCGGCTACCGCGGCAACTCCGGCACCTGTTCCCTCCTCGTCTTGCGGACCAGGCTGCGGATGCCATCATTAA
- a CDS encoding dihydrodipicolinate synthase family protein produces MSAFEGILPAIITPMHSDGSFKEEAFRRVMEFNIEAGVHGFWIAGGTGESILLSDEENMRIATAAADQSRGRVNNIMHVGAATTERAARLAEHAAGAGVEAICCVPPFFYGRTDEAIAEHYRVVAAAADLPLFVYNLPQSTGVEITPALMQKIQDKVPQLTGLKHSSQIFANVRNFSAMGLKCLVGNHQLMLPALTIGATGCVDGPPVITPEYWVEIWKAYRAGDLGRAESAQDRASGVWASLGACGGEFHSVAKAALSERLGIDCGTARPPGRPLSKKQRDALRGTMAELGLV; encoded by the coding sequence ATGTCCGCGTTTGAAGGTATCCTGCCCGCCATCATCACCCCGATGCACAGCGACGGCAGTTTCAAAGAAGAGGCGTTCCGCCGGGTCATGGAATTCAATATCGAGGCCGGTGTCCACGGATTCTGGATCGCGGGCGGGACGGGGGAAAGCATACTGCTCAGCGACGAGGAGAACATGCGGATCGCTACAGCTGCGGCGGACCAGTCCCGGGGCCGGGTAAACAACATCATGCATGTCGGCGCCGCGACCACGGAAAGGGCGGCCCGGCTGGCCGAACATGCCGCGGGCGCCGGGGTGGAGGCCATCTGCTGCGTGCCGCCTTTCTTCTACGGCCGGACCGACGAAGCCATCGCCGAACACTACCGCGTCGTGGCTGCCGCGGCGGACCTTCCCCTGTTCGTCTACAACCTGCCCCAGTCCACGGGCGTGGAGATCACACCCGCACTGATGCAGAAGATCCAGGATAAGGTGCCGCAACTGACCGGACTCAAGCACTCGTCGCAGATTTTTGCCAACGTGCGCAACTTCTCAGCCATGGGACTGAAATGCCTGGTAGGCAACCACCAGTTGATGCTCCCGGCCCTGACGATCGGCGCTACGGGCTGCGTGGACGGACCACCGGTTATCACGCCGGAATACTGGGTGGAAATCTGGAAGGCCTATCGCGCAGGAGATCTCGGACGGGCAGAATCCGCGCAGGACCGCGCCAGCGGGGTATGGGCGTCCCTCGGCGCATGCGGAGGCGAGTTTCATTCGGTGGCCAAGGCGGCGCTCAGCGAGCGGCTGGGCATTGATTGCGGGACAGCTCGGCCGCCGGGAAGACCCTTGTCGAAGAAACAACGGGACGCACTGCGCGGGACCATGGCCGAACTCGGTCTCGTGTAA
- a CDS encoding phosphodiesterase, which translates to MRIVQLSDPHIVPAAQQPVHGQDTLGRLQAAIDAVNRLSPAPDLVVMTGDQSNDGSEASYLTLKSTLSSLRFPCHMAMGNHDYRPVFRQVMLDETAANPAPYYYTLDRCGHRIIVLDTYDEGEVEGRLDDVQLDWLEQELAYDLPATVCMHHPPVPVGVPWMDKLILKDGGRFVRMCNAHASLRLILCGHLHYDFRIELDHATVLVAPSVGLQFRKDPVVKPDGTRVIATDEPAAFRIVDIDGPRWKTSIHQLTL; encoded by the coding sequence ATGCGCATCGTACAACTCTCCGACCCCCATATCGTTCCGGCCGCGCAACAGCCCGTACACGGCCAGGACACGCTGGGACGACTTCAGGCCGCCATAGATGCGGTAAACCGGTTGAGCCCCGCACCCGATCTCGTCGTCATGACGGGCGATCAGAGCAATGATGGGTCCGAAGCATCCTACCTGACGCTGAAAAGCACCCTTTCCAGCCTACGCTTTCCCTGTCACATGGCCATGGGCAATCACGATTACAGGCCGGTTTTCCGCCAGGTCATGCTGGATGAAACCGCCGCGAATCCGGCCCCGTATTACTACACGCTGGACCGGTGCGGCCACCGGATAATCGTGCTCGATACCTACGACGAGGGGGAGGTGGAGGGAAGACTGGACGACGTTCAACTGGACTGGTTGGAACAGGAGCTTGCATACGACTTGCCGGCCACTGTGTGCATGCACCACCCGCCGGTACCGGTGGGCGTCCCGTGGATGGATAAGCTGATTCTGAAGGATGGTGGCCGGTTTGTTCGGATGTGCAACGCCCATGCATCATTGCGGCTGATTCTGTGCGGTCACCTCCACTACGACTTTCGCATAGAACTGGATCATGCGACGGTCCTTGTCGCTCCGAGCGTGGGCCTGCAGTTCCGCAAGGACCCTGTGGTCAAGCCGGACGGCACCCGCGTCATCGCGACGGACGAACCCGCGGCGTTCCGCATCGTCGACATCGACGGTCCGCGCTGGAAGACCTCGATACACCAGCTCACCCTGTAA